A single region of the Lotus japonicus ecotype B-129 chromosome 4, LjGifu_v1.2 genome encodes:
- the LOC130712732 gene encoding uncharacterized protein LOC130712732 → MAQLAQVMTQQAATAAAQAAAQLQREAEENTGRAEEDARRAQRAERELAQDQIRMRNDFNRHGPPKFQGEVEPEKADLWIQEMEKIFEALHTPDAEKVNLATFMLKGDAEYWWRSARQLMTANNVAITWESFKRAFMEKYFPETARQDMENQFLNLRQGLMTVGEYAARLETLSKHFRFFQVQVDESYLCNRFMRGLRNDIEESVRPLGIRVFRQLVEKAREVESMKNRQRGKYDSGGLIRSGQRPTGRFEGQRHAGRFDGGKAPMRKPYQRPTDRVPFAGRNVARAPRDDVVCYKCNQKGHYSNE, encoded by the coding sequence ATGGCTCAGCTGGCTCAGGTGATGACCCAGCAGGCTGCCACTGCTGCTGCCCAAGCCGCGGCGCAGCTTCAACGGGAAGCTGAAGAGAACACCGGGAGAGCTGAGGAAGATGCCAGAAGGGCACAACGGGCTGAGAGGGAGCTGGCACAGGACCAGATCCGCATGAGAAATGATTTCAATCGTCATGGACCACCTAAGTTCCAAGGCGAAGTTGAGCCCGAGAAAGCTGATCTTTGGATTCAGGAAATGGAGAAAATCTTTGAGGCTCTCCACACACCTGACGCTGAGAAGGTGAACTTGGCGACCTTTATGCTGAAGGGtgacgctgagtactggtggcgGAGCGCCAGACAGCTGATGACTGCCAACAATGTGGCCATCACTTGGGAGTCTTTCAAAAGGGCTTTCATGGAGAAGTACTTTCCGGAGACTGCCAGGCAAGACATGGAGAATCAATTCCTCAACCTGAGACAGGGGTTGATGACCGTAGGGGAATATGCTGCAAGACTGGAGACCCTGTCCAAACACTTTCGCTTTTTCCAAGTGCAAGTGGATGAATCATACCTATGCAACCGATTCATGAGAGGTTTGAGGAATGACATTGAAGAAtctgtgaggccattgggaatcaGAGTCTTCCGACAACTGGTCGAGAAAGCTCGTGAAGTGGAGTCGATGAAGAATCGTCAGAGGGGCAAGTATGACAGCGGAGGTCTGATCCGTTCTGGGCAGAGGCCGACCGGAAGGTTTGAGGGACAGAGGCATGCTGGTAGGTTTGACGGGGGCAAGGCTCCGATGAGGAAGCCTTACCAACGCCCTACTGACAGGGTACCATTTGCTGGAAGGAATGTGGCACGTGCTCCTAGGGACGATGTCGTCTGTTACAAGTGCAACCAGAAGGGACACTACTCGAATGAATGA